In Micrococcus luteus NCTC 2665, a single window of DNA contains:
- a CDS encoding zinc-dependent metalloprotease has protein sequence MSDDHATDRPRAAADAEPGGLAEPGPAVAHPVDWAFAARTARSLAGAGPRFTPREATREAEGLRAAAEAAVPHVHRLTGLEAARDLRDSQVLVVDRPTWSRAATQSFATLLDPTFAHLRDTRPREHAAATTRVTRHATGLEMGGILAWMSGRILGQYDPFIALPGPGGTAGGPAGGRLLLVAPNVAQVRAEINVDPADFRLWVCLHEQTHRVQFAAAPWLREHLRAEITALTVGLFDKAESLPERLRSALAAANPLGREADAGRIGTRDGHDAQDAAPARPVPGLLGAIQDEEDRERLSRLTAVMSLLEGHANVVMDGVDSSVVSSVKTIRRRFDERGDRRSPLDRMLRRLLGMDAKMAQYRDGQRFVATAVAELGMAGFNVVWDAPELLPSEAELHAPETWVARIRAQA, from the coding sequence ATGAGCGACGACCACGCGACCGACCGCCCCCGCGCCGCGGCGGACGCCGAGCCGGGCGGCCTCGCCGAGCCGGGCCCCGCCGTCGCCCACCCGGTGGACTGGGCCTTCGCAGCACGGACCGCACGGTCCCTCGCCGGCGCCGGCCCCCGGTTCACGCCGCGGGAGGCGACGCGCGAGGCGGAGGGCCTGCGTGCCGCCGCGGAGGCCGCCGTGCCGCACGTGCACCGCCTGACCGGGCTCGAGGCGGCACGGGACCTGCGCGACTCGCAGGTGCTCGTGGTGGACCGTCCCACCTGGTCGCGCGCCGCCACTCAGTCCTTCGCCACGCTGCTCGACCCCACGTTCGCGCATCTGCGGGACACCCGGCCCCGCGAGCACGCCGCCGCCACCACCCGCGTCACCCGGCACGCCACCGGCCTGGAGATGGGCGGGATCCTCGCGTGGATGTCCGGGAGGATCCTCGGCCAGTACGACCCGTTCATCGCGCTGCCCGGCCCCGGGGGGACGGCGGGCGGCCCCGCCGGCGGACGCCTGCTGCTCGTGGCCCCGAACGTGGCGCAGGTCCGCGCGGAGATCAACGTGGACCCGGCGGACTTCCGCCTCTGGGTGTGCCTGCACGAGCAGACCCACCGTGTGCAGTTCGCGGCCGCGCCCTGGCTGCGCGAGCACCTGCGGGCCGAGATCACGGCGCTCACCGTCGGCCTGTTCGACAAGGCTGAGTCCCTGCCCGAGCGCCTGCGCTCCGCGCTCGCGGCGGCGAACCCGCTGGGTCGGGAGGCCGACGCCGGCCGGATCGGGACACGGGACGGACACGACGCGCAGGACGCGGCCCCGGCCCGGCCCGTGCCGGGCCTGCTCGGTGCGATCCAGGACGAGGAGGACCGGGAGCGCCTGTCCCGGCTGACGGCCGTGATGTCTCTGCTCGAGGGGCACGCGAACGTGGTGATGGACGGCGTCGACTCCTCCGTGGTGTCCTCCGTCAAGACCATCCGCCGCCGCTTCGACGAGCGCGGCGACCGTCGCTCGCCCCTGGACCGCATGCTCCGCCGTCTGCTGGGCATGGACGCCAAGATGGCCCAGTACCGCGACGGCCAGAGGTTCGTGGCCACCGCCGTGGCCGAGCTCGGCATGGCCGGGTTCAACGTGGTCTGGGACGCCCCCGAGCTGCTGCCGAGCGAGGCCGAGCTCCACGCCCCCGAGACGTGGGTGGCGCGCATCCGTGCCCAGGCCTGA